One region of Macrobrachium rosenbergii isolate ZJJX-2024 chromosome 20, ASM4041242v1, whole genome shotgun sequence genomic DNA includes:
- the LOC136848986 gene encoding arrestin homolog: MVSAVKVFKKSSPNGKVTAYLSRRDFVDHITHTAPVDGVVVVDDEYLRGRRIFARVAVTYRYGRAEDEVMGLSFFKEFQLVNAPVAFQESESDLSDIQQRLLKNFGANAHPFSINLPHHAPCSVFLDSGNDNTNQPLGVTYELRLYVAEKKEERPHKRNSVNFAVRRVQFAPLEVTSRRPHTLVSRGFTLSSGRLNLELGLSREIYHHGQSIEAQIHVSNGSKKTVKSINVEVIQHVEVTMISSQFNRVVASLESKEGCPITPGDSFSKTFIITPLVSSNKKRFGIAYEGHIKDQDVNLASSTLVPMGKSANDALGIIVSYSVKVKLSCGAIGGELCADLPFKLMHPNPAAQKFPVRRSRSIDKIEFEEFARLRRSYSLADD, encoded by the exons ATGGTCAGCGCTGTTAAAGTCTTCAAGAAATCTTCCCCTAATG GCAAAGTCACTGCATACCTAAGTCGAAGAGATTTCGTTGACCATATCACCCACACAGCACCCGTCGATGGCGTGGTAGTGGTCGACGATGAGTACCTACGAGGAAGACGCATCTTCGCGCGAGTGGCGGTTACTTACCGCTACGGTAGGGCAGAAGATGAAGTGATGGGACTCAGCTTCTTCAAGGAATTCCAGCTGGTCAATGCCCCAGTTGCTTTCCAGGAATCTGAGTCTGACCTCAGCGACATTCAACAGAGACTGCTCAAGAACTTTGGCGCCAATGCCCATCCGTTCAGCATCAACTTACCTCATCACGCTCCTTGTTCAGTCTTCCTTGACAGTGGAAATGATAACACG AATCAGCCTTTGGGTGTTACCTACGAATTACGCCTTTATGTAGCCGAGAAGAAGGAAGAACGTCCTCATAAGCGGAATTCAGTCAATTTTGCAGTCAGGCGAGTACAGTTTGCCCCTCTGGAGGTCACCTCTCGTCGCCCACATACCCTAGTCAGCAGAGGTTTCACCCTGTCATCTGGCAGGTTGAACTTGGAGCTCGGTTTGAGCCGAGAAATTTATCATCACGGGCAGTCCATCGAGGCTCAGATACACGTCAGTAACGGCTCGAAGAAGACCGTGAAGAGCATCAATGTTGAGGTGATTCAGCATGTGGAAGTTACAATGATCAGCAGTCAGTTCAATCGGGTTGTGGCTTCTCTTGAGTCGAAGGAAGGTTGCCCGATCACCCCTGGAGACAGCTTTTCTAAGACATTCATCATCACCCCTTTGGTTTCTTCCAACAAGAAACGTTTTGGAATTGCCTATGAAGGTCATATAAAGGATCAGGACGTTAACTTGGCATCGTCGACTTTAGTTCCAATGGGCAAGAGCGCCAACGATGCCTTGGGTATCATCGTTTCGTATTCTGTCAAGGTAAAGCTCAGCTGTGGTGCCATCGGCGGGGAACTTTGCGCAGACCTTCCCTTCAAGCTCATGCACCCAAATCCCGCCGCTCAGAAGTTCCCAGTGCGAAGGTCTCGGTCCATCGATAAGATTGAGTTTGAAGAGTTCGCCCGTCTGCGACGAAGTTACTCTTTGGCAGATGATTGA
- the LOC136848983 gene encoding arrestin homolog, with the protein MAEVVKVFKKTSPNGKVTAYLGRRDFVDHLTHTAPISGAILVDDDYLKGRKVFAKVTITFRYGREEDEVMGLHFTKEYELVTAEITPKADDAQLSAVQTQLIEKLGASARPFSVALPENAPASVTLEPGDGDSDKPLGVLYELMFFVGESEEENPHRQNSVAFSVRKVQFAPSKHDNSRPYTMVSRTFTLAPGHLNLEIALNQDIYLHGQPVETIIKVVNKSKRTVKSVVAQVIQHVEVTMTNSHFSRVVASIESREGCPITPDSTLERSIELKPLASNMRRFGVALDGRVKDMDANLASSTVAPTGKDIEDALGIIVSYSVRMKLLCGAISGNLSAEVPFKLMHPDPEAQAAKPEETFEVTEFSSIRRGKSVDEVDEED; encoded by the exons GCAAGGTGACGGCATACCTGGGTCGGCGGGACTTCGTTGACCACCTGACGCATACAGCCCCCATCAGTGGTGCGATACTGGTAGACGATGATTACCTGAAAGGCAGGAAAGTGTTTGCGAAAGTCACCATCACCTTTCGCTATGGACGGGAGGAGGATGAGGTGATGGGCCTGCACTTCACCAAGGAGTATGAGCTGGTCACTGCTGAAATCACCCCCAAGGCCGATGACGCCCAGCTCTCCGCCGTCCAGACTCAGCTGATCGAAAAGCTGGGGGCTTCCGCAAGACCGTTTTCTGTCGCCTTGCCTGAAAATGCCCCTGCGTCTGTCACCTTAGAGCCCGGAGATGGTGATTCG GATAAACCACTTGGCGTTTTGTACGAATTAATGTTCTTTGTGGGCGAATCGGAAGAAGAAAATCCACACAGACAAAACTCTGTCGCCTTTTCTGTTCGAAAAGTCCAGTTCGCTCCATCGAAACATGATAACAGTCGCCCTTACACTATGGTGAGCAGGACATTCACTTTAGCCCCTGGACATCTGAATCTGGAAATCGCGCTTAATCAAGACATCTACTTGCACGGGCAGCCAGTGGAAACTATTATCAAGGTTGTTAATAAATCCAAGAGAACAGTGAAGAGCGTGGTGGCCCAGGTCATTCAGCACGTGGAGGTCACAATGACAAACTCCCATTTCAGCCGTGTCGTGGCTTCCATCGAGTCCCGAGAGGGATGCCCCATAACCCCAGATTCGACGTTAGAGCGAAGCATCGAACTCAAGCCGTTAGCATCCAACATGAGACGCTTTGGCGTGGCCTTAGACGGACGAGTGAAGGATATGGATGCCAATTTGGCCTCCTCTACAGTCGCACCAACTGGAAAGGACATCGAAGATGCCCTTGGTATCATTGTCTCGTACTCTGTCAGGATGAAGCTTCTCTGCGGTGCCATCAGCGGTAACCTATCAGCCGAAGTGCCTTTCAAGTTGATGCATCCCGACCCGGAAGCTCAAGCGGCAAAACCCGAGGAGACTTTTGAGGTCACCGAATTTAGTTCCATTCGCCGAGGAAAATCAGTGGATGAAGTCGACGAAGAAGATTGA